The nucleotide window GTCGGCATACCCAAGAACAGTGTGTTGAAATATGAAACCGCCATTAAGGGAGACAAGTATCTCGTTATTGCGCATGGCACCGCTGACGAGGTAGCCAAGGCCAAGGAGATCATTGAAGGTACAGAAGCTGAAACTGTGGAGTCGACCATCCCACCACGGAGAGAAGGTAGAAAAGTCCGTCGGTATCTGAACAGTCGACAGGAGACAATCGCTTCCCATCGATTAGCGTATCGTACAAAAGGATTGATTCATTAAAAGAAAGGTTGGTGTTTCATGTATCGAAGAAATGTGAGGTTTGTGACTGCCCTGTCAGTCGTGGTACTAATATTAGGATTGCTCGTTGTGAGTGGTTGTAAAAAGCGTGATGAAGCTCCAAAAGCTCCCGCTCCAACAACGAAAAAAACGCCTTCTACGCCAACGGCCGCGACAAAGGCACAGACAACATGTCCTATTGAGGGCACGAAGATCGACAAAAGCGTATATGCAGACTACCAGGGCAAACGCGTTTATTTTTGTTGCGCTGATTGCAAAACCAAATTCAATGCCGATCCGGCCAAATATGTAAAGCAACTGGA belongs to Deltaproteobacteria bacterium and includes:
- a CDS encoding YHS domain-containing protein — protein: MYRRNVRFVTALSVVVLILGLLVVSGCKKRDEAPKAPAPTTKKTPSTPTAATKAQTTCPIEGTKIDKSVYADYQGKRVYFCCADCKTKFNADPAKYVKQLEDKGITLEETPK